The following is a genomic window from Chanos chanos chromosome 1, fChaCha1.1, whole genome shotgun sequence.
CGAGACACATGTTTTTAACCTGAAAACCCAAGCTGTAAAATCCCGACCTGACGCAAGAAACTACAAAGGTGGTCTACAACAAGATCTCCCGATTCATAAAACAATTTGCTTTGAAGATATCACAGAACACAGTGGAGGAGCTGCAGTTGGcatggtgtttttttcttctcccacaACATGCTAGCATCACATGCTGCTCTACAACGCCCAGGCCCGgactctctcacctctctgtcgAACTGCGAGATGGGGGCGTCGCCCCCTCCGTCCATCCCTCCGCTGGACGAGAGAGAACCCTCCGAGGGCGACGTCATGGTTTGCCGTTTGGAGGAGCTGGAACCGTAACTGCCGCTAGACAGCTCCCTCCTCAGCGCGCTGCCGTTCTGAGAGGAAGAgcctgaaaaagaaagacaggaaaaaaaaaaaaaaaaacacagagaaagaatgagagtgaCACAAAGCTGGCACTTAACAGACAAAACCTTTCTGAAGTCATGGAAGGTCTTCAGTCCCTAACAAGCAACTCATTCTGATCCTCAACAGGGTTCTGAAGACACAAAGCAGATTATAATACTGAGGGACAATGCTGTTCCTAAAACAGTGTGAGGTGCTTGTATGTCACTTCTATTTTTGAATTTCCCCCacatttctcactgtctctcacacacacacacacacacacacacacacacacacacacacactagctacgctctctctccttgctctgGTAAAGCCGGTGCGGCAGGAATACTCACGTGTGCCCAGTCCGCTGCTGGCACTTACGGAGCGGCCCGGTTCAGGCCTGGCCTTACTGATGGAGGGGATACTGACGGACCCTCCTAACACACCGCGGCTCTCCTGGGGACGAATGTTCTGCAAATCAAAGGATTAGCACGTGCAGGAGATAAGTATTAAAGAgtagaatggagagagagagagagagatttaaatgaACACTACAAACAACTACACGAACACtacaaacactgcaaacaacTCTACTTGGGTAGTCAAGGAGGAGCAGTCAAACTGGTGAAACAGATTCTAAAAATCATAGCGGATTGTCAGTTACTcaagaaaaaacagatgacatCGGATGACGTCATAAAATCTGCCAAAAAGTAATGTTGCGTATCACACTGCCCcttcaaaagggaaaaaaaaaaaacaagtggaaaAGAAACCCCAACAAAACCAacggaaataaataaataaaaaattaggcAAGGGCAAGGCAAATTTACCATAAAAGGCACCTCTGCAAGCAGATTTGCTTTTATAATTCCATGTTGCACATAAATagtgtccactagagggcaccaAGCCCTACAGGCCGGACTGTCTGGTGTGTCCTCAACTACACTGTATAATCTGAACCAGTAATATGGTTGCCCCCGGTTAATAGTGGCTCCTTTTAAATTAATCAATACTGTGACTTTCGCACAAAACATAATCTAAAaactaaggctgctggtccATTAGATTCACCATAAACACTTAGCTCGTGAGAGGGTGGTATGCACAGAGGAAATGGaagatgaatggagagatgaaGATTACTATGTTGTTTTAGGGCAGACACAGCGATACACAGAAAGCATTAGGTAAGGGTTCGTTTAGTGCGTCTGAGGGCATATTAGAAATAAAGTCGCTGCAAACTGAAGTGAGCCTATCGTTAGGTGCATGTGCGCAAGACgctatgtgaatgtgtgtctgtgtgtggacgCGTATGAGGAGGATCTATTCATATGCAGTGCTCGTGTGAGCTATGTATGCCTGCAGAGATGCAtctacacaaacaccacaccagTCCCTGGCCCTACCAGAGAGCAGACGGAGGCTGGGGTCCCGGGGGCGGAGCTGAGGGAAGGGGAGTGGGAGGAGAAGGGGGTGGAGTCCTGGGACAGGAAGTTCTCAGCAGAGTGGACAGTCATGTGATAGACATGCTCAAAGCTGGTGGGAGTGGAGATGAGACgcaggtggggggaggggacagGAGAACCCGGCTACAGAGATAAGAGTGAGAACCAGGGAAGGAGTGAGGAGGAAGGAGtaggaagaaaaggaaagataagaatagaaagaaagaaagaaagaaagaaagaaagaaaggaaaaagaaaaagccatgCACAAATCTACTGCTGAATGACATCAACAAAAACGAAAAGGAACAATTTCAGTGAATGTAATGATACAAAAACTAATCATGAACAAGATTATGAACATGGGCAATGCTTCAGaggcacaaaacagaaaagcatcGACCGTCTCCCCCCCGAGAAGAAATAGAAAAGACACCACAGAAATGAGGACAATCTTCAAACTGTTCAAAGAGACTGCAAGACCAAATATCGGATTCTTAACAGTCCTCTCAGACAGAATGCTGTATCAAAAAGGGAGACAGGCCAGTGAAGTTGAAGGGAACAGCTTGGCTGAACAGACATAAAGTGGGTTAACGCTGTACGGGTCTTACCATAGGCAGGTCTTTGAGGATCTGAATGCCGTCCCCTGGTCCCATATGAACCACGTGGTTAAAGTTGGTTGGGTTGGAGATCAACTTATTCCTCATCTCTGGATCCCTCaacatctctctgagagtcaaaCGGTCGACGTTAATTGAAATACATACGAGTGCTCAGGTCTCCGGTAGCAATTTTGTGTCGAGCGTGTGCGTATAATTTCATATTGTTTGACATGTTGACTTCGTTGCACTGGAGAAGGAGTGTGTTGTGAGTGGGTGAGTGCGGCGAGCTTGTGTAATACTACTGCCCTGTGTAACACCATCACACTGAGTTCTCTCTGTGTAAGCGCTCTGTTTTCCATCATGTGAAGAGGACAGTTCGGTGccgtgtttatgtttgttgGTTACCTTCTCTGCTGCAGTCTCTCCTCTTCGGGCACTCTGAAGGAGAAGCGGCGTTTGCTGGTCATGCTACGAACCATCTGCTTCCTGCTGTTGTCAGACGTCTCTGGGACGACCAGCTCATCTCCCTCTGCAACGGCGACAGTCAAAGGAATTACATATTCATTTAGATCTCCACTTTTATTTCAGATAAAGACTGAGACACAAGGAGAGAGTGCTTCTGGGAGCTCAGAGGGTGTACCTGCGGTCTTGTTTTTGAAGTAAATGAGACGCACTGTCTCCAGTCCCAGCAGGTTAAGGGAGCCGTCTGTGTTTAGCGGACGCACCTGGAAAACAGAGGTAGAGGTAATTAACACACCCTGTTACAGTGAAAGAACCGGCTTGTTTAAgtcatacactatcacactgtCAAAgcacatgatcacacacacacacacacacacacactgcagctgaaGGCTTCAGTGAAGACAACTGCAAGCCAAACACAATTGGTGCCTGCAGCTGCATTTAATTGTCTGAGGtggtgtttatatttttttgaaTCTCTGTGACTTTTCTGCGTTTACCAGACACATTGTGACCTGGTCAACGTACCTTTTTCAGCGGGATAGTCTGAATCCACTCCATGGTGTTGACATCAAACACGTCTACTGCGTTTTCACTATACACGGACAGGTAAGGTGCATTATAACCTGAAGAAGAACGAGGAAGAGGGCACGATAAATGTTTCACGTTTGCAATTCCGTGTCTCTACCGTTACAATTTTTCataacacaataacaaaaaaaacagttgaaatgTTGCTGAGGTAAAAGAAGttaggaagagaaaagagaacatgaaTATTTCCACACTCACAGCAGGCACTGGGGTTGGCAGGCCACATCAGCTCCTGCTGCCGCGAGCGTCGACCCTGGCAGTCCACGTAAACGCCGATactactgaaacacagcagcagcTCTTTGCTGGAGATCTCCACCGCGCAGAGAGCGTCCAAGTTCAAGTGGCCGATGAAAGCCAGGGTGTGGTCCTCGGGATGGAGGAGGCTGACGGGGCTGGACTCCCCGTGCACGCTGTAGCGGGTGAAACCGGCCTGATAGCCGACGTACAGCTTCTCGCTCAGCAGCGCCATCCACTGGACGTTGGCGGGCGCCTGGAACTCCCGCAGCTTGCGGTGACGCGCCTTGCTCTTGTTGAGCTCGTAGCAGATGACCTGCCGTTTCATGGCCACGCCCAGGCAGGTGAGGGAACCGTGTCTCACCGTCCCTGAGGTCAACGCCTGGCAACCTTTGGTCTCGGCCAGCTTTTGGAAATCCGTCTCGCGGTCGTCCAGCGCGGCCATGGGGAAGAGTCGGACGTGGCGGTTCCGGCCGGAGATGACGGCTAGCAGCTGCTCGGTGGGGATCAGCTCAATGTTGTGGACCTTCTTGTTGTCCCCTACCCTTATGATTTCTATTAGAGAAGACACAAGGAAGGTACTTTAGCAGTGATTACAGCTCTGTACTGCAAAGATTAAGCTCATTTACATGCAGTGGTTTGTATTCTCaccatgcttggtttgtattctacCTGTCTTTGAAGTCATGTTGGATAAAAGTATCTGCTAAATGAGTACAAGCTAATGTTTGTACAGATCATTTATCAAGCTTACCATCTTTGGTGACGTGGATAACATATAAACCCTCCTCGTTCCCCAGAGCTATCCGCTCATGATCTGCAAATGAACAGAGGAACATGGAGTGTAACTGTAGGGTACACGTGTGTGAAGGAGTTCTTTGATATTTGTATACCGAGATGACACTAACAGGTCCAAACGAACAGGGCACGGTTCAGTTCAAACTGGCttaaactgaaaaacactttccGAGATGGAACTCAGACGAGACAAGACGCACAACTGAggagcattttgttttgtctgtgcagGAGAGCTCTGAGACCAGGCGAGCGTGCTATCTTTAAAAGTGGCCGGCTCAGCGTAAGGTAAACAGGCAGGCAACCGGGGCAGAAGGCCTAAACGAGAGTGGAGTACCTATAATGGCAGCAGACTGGGTGGTCTTGATGAGAGGCAGAGTGCTGTCGTAAGCCTCTTTGGGCACATAAACAAAGCGCTCCTTCAGCTTGTTCTTCTTTAGAAGGCGATGCAGCTCGGTCAGGACGCCCACCCACTTGTTCCTGTCCTGGTCACTGTCGGCCAGGATGAGGATGGAGCACTTCTTACTGCTGGAGGTAGACAGCTGAGACGCGGTCACCTACGGGAACAGAGATGACATCAGGACGCtgttcaacaacaacaacagtcaaCGCCAACCAAACATTCTTAACGCGTCTAACGAACGCAAAAAACCAACGAATGCCATGGTGGATGACTGGTTAAGGTACAAGTTGTATGTATAAACAGCTGAGTTTTACTGGGTTTCGATTTGCAGActtacagtcacattaacagGACCATCGTAAAGGGGACTTATTGGGTTCATACTCTTTTGGCTTTGAGAGGCAAGTAAAACGTTTATAAATATGTCTTTTCAGTGACGTGGCTCACCCTGAAGATGCAGGGAATGTCCTTACGGTTGGCGTGAATCACGTCGGATGCCAAAACCGAGCTGACTGAGAATTCCTCGTCCCTACAacgaaaacacacaaaacccatcGGTCTCATTCATCCGGTCACAAGCAGGAGAAGGTACGAGAGTGGTCCGAGTGGcttaaattttaaatatttattttacgCTCATAACTGACCTCATGTCTATAATCTGGCTGACCACGATGCTAGGCTGGGCGGCCTTACCCTCAGCCACATCATAGAGGAAGAGTTTAAAATCACAGACCACGGCCAAGGCTCTCTGCCAACCCTTCTTCACCCCTGCAGGCTTGGGTACCTGCACAAGCACAGTCGGGGTTATTTATACAGGGACAGAACACTTGTTGAACATGTATCCAAACTGCCAATTCTTACACAGCTATATAAAAAGAAGAGCACTGGATTAGTCCAACACTACAAAGATGATTGAATTCACAACAAAACAAGCTCCTTATTACTTGAGTGTGTTGTGCCACTGAAATggtaaaaaaatagaaaaagtaTATGAAGCCCTAGAGATGCAGTGAAAAATGAAGTGGGACAGTGGCtgattttggggggggtgtctttcttttctctacaGGATCttttacacattacacaaagGAAAGATGCCTTACCCTAACATGTCCCTCAAAAGCTGTGCCAATGCCCTTTTGGGGGTCGACCCCCAGTGGTCCTTTGGTTTGGTCAGGTGGAATGGGGCAGACTGCCGGGGCTTTGTCCGCACAGGTCACGTGACAGGAGAACTCACAGACTACGGGGAagggacagagagtgggaggggacagagagtgggaggggacagagagtgagagaggacagagagtgagagaggacagagagtgtgggaggacagagagtgtgggaggacagagagtgagagaggacagagagtgagacaggacagagggtgagaggggacagagagtgagaggggacagagattgagagaggaaagagtgtaggaggacagagagtgagagaggacagagagtgagagaggaaagagagtgagagaggacagagattgagagcagacaggaggatGAGTGTTTTAACATTAAATGCTCCAATGATGAGCCATGCTAATTAAACCTATTTAAAACAATGCGGCATGAGCTGACGGGTACCTTCACAGGTGCAGCCCTGTCGAATGAGCCCCACCATCAGAGACGTGCACTGGTTACACTTTGTAGGAGTGGTGAAAGTCTTTACCACAAACTGGTGAGCTTTGGGCTGGATAAGAAACACAGAAGAGACTCAGcatgaaacataacacagacaATTTATCAAAGTCAACATTCTGCACGATGTCAACATTCTGCACGATGTCAACATTCTGCACGATGTGCacgcaaagaaagaaaatccctctatggtttttttctgttgtttttttttaaatccctctgACCTTGGGTGTTATAAGACCAGAGCTGCTGTATCCTGATCGTATGGTTGGCGTTTGTGCACTTCGCTGATCCGCCACCTGGAAGACGAAAGAAGGCAGACAATTTACCACAGCAGTTTCCCAATTCCGGTTGCTGTGCTGGCCACTTAACACAGGTTACACAGTGCAGGCACCTAACTGGAATATGCATATTAGAGTAAATAACAGGTAAAAACTGAGCTAAAACAGGGCCGAGAGATCACCTCTGGCTGCTCCGCATCACTGGCGGTCGAAGGGGAGCGAGATCGGAGCTGGGATTTGACGTCCTCTTCCCGGGATGGAGTGTTGGACAGACTGAAGTTGTCGACTGAGTCGATCTGGAGAGTGTGGAGACGTGGGTGAGGACAGAGACACATGACAGAACAAGCAACAAGATAAACTATCTCTTCTAGCAGGGAGAACTAGAGACACACTGGCAATACCAGCAAGATCTGTGCATAGCGTTCTTAGAATGTATTATGGCTTCGCATGAAGGCttacagtcaaaaaaaaaaaatcttcactcTCCACCATGCAAAAGATGTCTGTGTACGAGCACAAACTTTTACTTCAAGAGTGAACAGAAGAGCACACTCCTGCATTCCCATAGGAGACAAGATATCGCCCAATGCTTAAGACAGAGCAATGCACCTCTACACCACAGCTTAATGAGGAGACGCAAAGGAGGAACATCAGAATACAAGAGGGAAaatgtgtgggggttttttttttgttgtttttctagCCAGAGAAAAAGCCCATGTATGCAACAAGAACTAGTATTTTAAGTCAGTGGAAAACAGGGAAAAGTTAAACTAGTCAGTCAAAAATCACTGCAatttttttggggtttgtttgtttaattcaaATGAAGCCTGTAACTCTGACTGGCATGACAGCACAGGCACAATGGTCACGGTGCTGCCAGTGACCCAGGGGCATGCAGGGGTCTCCGGAGACCTGttcccaaacaaaaaaacacctcaaaatGGACACGCAAAGGATGACAGGAAAGTGAGACTATAGCAACCATGTTTAGGAAAAGCCATGAAAGCTCAGCACCGCAGCAAGCAGAAACGGGCAGTTAAAATTGTCATCGCTAGCGTAGCCGCGTGATGCATCTCTCTACACAACGCGCCCGAATGCACCAGAGACGCAGAGGACAGGCCCATGCAATGACATGCATCAAAtccacacatcaaacacacaccagatatcacacactgtgaaaaagcaaaaccaggtagaaaaaaaaagtaactgcaCCGAATACAACCACACAACAAAAGGAAGCTTACACGTCTGCCTTTGCTAGCTGGGCCACAGGCAGGGGAACGCTttcatgtaaacacaaaaagaccagagagagagggagagagagggagagagagacagagatgagttgGGTGATAGAGCATAGGACAGAGTCAAGTAGTtcacaaagagaagaaaggggagagagagagagagaaagagagagagagagagagagagagagagagagggagagagagaggggtatataagttttatatataatataaatttaaggtttaaaaaaaactgtaggaCAAAAATTAAGGGGGAATCTACGTGAGCAGTACTAACAAGCTTCTCCGaatacctcaaaaaaaaaggttataatTACATCATTTTTTTACAGCCTGGAATGAagacagctaaaaaaaaaaaaaacaaaacaaaaaaaaaaaatacaggccaACTCATTCATCACTGGATGATTAAACAGATGGTGCCCAGAACAGTAACCTTGGTTTATAAAGATTTATGTGTCAGCGTAGAGTTTCTCAGCACTTACATCAAACTGATCCAAAGCAGAGGTAGGAGCATTGAGGAAGGCCAAGAAAGAGTTCTGGGAGTCTTGATGCTTGactcctgtaacacacagagaaaaactgacTGTCACATGACAACAGTTACGATCTGGGTCACGCGTGACTGCGGTCAcgattcgaaaaaaaaaaaaaaaaaaaaagaaaaaggaaaagcatgAATGAACAGTGCGGCGTGCGTGCGTACCCTTAGACTGTCGCAGCTCCTCCGTTTCCCGTTTCAGCCGCTCCATCTCCACCTGAAGATCCTCATTCTTCTTTTCGGCCTCCTCCAGTTTGCTGAGGGAGGGAAAATAATCCGTCACGCAGCGAAATACGACTCTGACTCAAGTTGCCGTGAGGTACTTATAATACAGCGTCAACCGTGTCAGCGTCTGCTCGGTGATACGTGCGGGACTAGAGCCAGCGGTGAGACCATTCTGAACCTGCTGTTCGTTTTTGGCTGGCTCCTCTGGGAAAAACGCATTCGGGGGAGGCAGACGGGCTACAGCCCGGACGGTGTAACGGCTAGTCCGGTGAGCGGCGTTACGTTAAGGGGTGACGCGCAGGGCTGCgccgaagggggggggggggggggggggggagcctcACCATTCGATGGCCATGCTGTCGGCCTTGACTTTGTTGAGTTCGTCCTGGATGGTCTGCTTGGCTCTGATCTCTGCATCCAGCGCCGACTGCAGCTCCAGACGCGCCGACATGTCCAGCTTGGCAAAGCGGCGCATCTTCCACGGCATGTCCTGACAcaaaagcaggagagaggacacGGCAAGGGCTTTGAGATCCTGAActccccgaaaaaaaaaaaaaaaaacagctttcccAGTGGTGAGAAATGAggtgtatttctttctttcattttctttctttacgaGTATCTCTCTAAGCGACTGATCTAGTCAACAACCAAATGTTCCACTCACGGTTCCACGTGCCCCGAGGCTGGTGTTTCTCAGGCCCTCCAGTTCCTCGGTCATCTTGGTGGCTAGGGCCTGCAGGTAGCCGCGTGCATCCTTCTCATCGCTCACCCTGCCGGAGGAGAGGACGGCCAGTCAACTGACGTGCATTTACAACGTATCGCCACAAGGGGTCTCGGCGAGCTTGTTAAATCAAATAGTTGCGAGGTACAAAGGCCAGTAACAAAGCTTACTGGAAATTCCTTTCACCTGGCTCTTTAAGGCCTGATGCACTGTTGTTTAAAAGGTTTTCCTAAATGTCAGCCAACAGGAAGAATAGTCTAAGAGCGCTGCTGGTTGACTGGTGTGCAGTATTTGACAAAGTCCTGTTCATCTCTTCCAAAATAACccaggccgtgtgtgtgtgtctgtgtgtatcactCACCACTGAATGATCTCAGTGATCTGAGCTTCCCAGTGGGCAACACTCTCTTTCTTATCTGCCAACTCCTTCATCTCTTCCTCCAGTTGTTTATTACTGGAGCTCAGCTTCTCAAACATGGATGTCAtctaaataaacagagaggaaaaacattatAAGCAACATCTCCACGGCTACAGAGAAAGCAGGAGGGCTCAGCACGACTGACAAAGAGTTCTTTAGAAGAATACCTTCAGTGACCGCTCTGATTTTAGGccttaaaatgaaagacatgaaCACGGTGTGCAGGGAGCTGACTTAACAGTCTTCAGAGGTAGGATTCTACCACAGGCTTTGTTccacattaaagaaaagaatCTGTACTCATATCACACAGACGGAAAGCATAAAAGGACGCAAGTGCTGTTGCCTTGGTTATTAATCGCTACATTGTGTCCTAAAATGACCGAGCTGGAACTGTCTAACCATGGTTCAACGGTCATCTCTGTGTTAGTAGCGTTAAACTTAACTCGTCTACAGCCCTCTGTTGTTATGAATTTAAGAACGGAAGAAAGTGTCGGACCCAGACCTTGAGTCCAATCAACCTTACTGCACGGGTCAAACGGTGAGACAGCTTTCCAAGCAAAAATGCCATGATTTGAGAAGTTACGCTACAGTAATACAAACACTAAAATCGTGTAGTTTGAGGGAGATATTGATTTGAAGTGGAAAACATATTGgacaaaaaagaagacataACAACCTGCCCACACctccccctcaacccccccacccccgctaCATCTGGAAAAGCTGTTGGCTACAGATAGAGGCTTGGCTTCCATTTTGCCTTTAAAGAGATTCATAAATTACACTTTAACCACTGTGAGGGGACAATAATGCTCATTAATTTTCTACACGACACGGTGTCACATTAAGGGCTATGGGCTCCGTTCATATGGTAAATAAGTCTGAAATGACACGATGGACAGAGAAGTGCACACCAGTGCCTGACTGTATAATAATACACTATTAGTCATGGGTGAAGGGTAGTCAGCATTACACGCCCCTGACGCAACCGATAAGAGATTGGGccggggacagggagagagagagagagagagagagagagagagagggagggagggagggagggagagagagagagagagggagggagggagggagagagagagagagagagagagagagagagagggagggagggagggagagagggagagggaaagaaatgaCTTTGCAATGAGCTGTCAACAAAGAGCCTGAGGAAAGAAGCCACCATAAAAAGTCATCGGTGCGACAAAACCGCACCATGCTCCAAAACCTCCCCTTCCCTAGCCCCCCAAAAACCTCAAATCTAGAAACTGACAAACAATCTAGAGCAATCAAGTTCTAATCTAGCAATCAGCAAACACAGCCCAGCAGTCATTAACAGGGCATGAATCAGCCTGGCACACTGCGCTCACTCCTGACTTTTCCTGCGTTAAATGTACTCTGACCAATTCACTGAACTTCACAGTGGtctcacagagaacagatcgttcatgtttttcacattcccagacatttttctttctttttttcttttttttgttttaacacagCTCTTTGTTGCTTTTACAAAGTAGGGAGAGTATTGACAGGCATCCCAAAAACACATTGGCAAGGAGAAGTTCAGTAAATCGCTCACAACGGCTCAGTCCTTAAAGATGGgcgctgtgttttctctcttactcaATAGAGAACTGGTCTAAGATGTTCTTTAGAGGGCACTTATAGTCTCATGTCCCAGTGTTAATGACGTGCtttaccaaaataaaaaacattcctACTCCGAGACGGCGCGTCCAAACTCAACCCCTCGTTTTCTTCAgatctttccttttctccaaCTCTGATACTCAGTGTCGTCCAAGGTCAACAAAGTCCTTTCCAAgagctgactctgtgtgtgtgtgtgtgtgtgtgtgtgtaagagctcTGTTCATTCTTGGGGGCGGTACGTGCAGGGTGATTTGACAGTCTGAGATGAGAGGGGATACAGGAAGTGGGAAGGTGTAAAGGGACACTGTTTGGATGGGACCCGTGTTGTGGCAGGACACCCTGCCCAGTCTCTCCACTGGCCTTTGATGTACAGCCCCTGCCCGGCGCGCAGACGCCAGTCCTCCGTCtttgacagagggagaggaagagagaaagaacagctatagggaactgtgtgtgtgtgcttgtgtgtgtgcgcgcgcatgtgtgtctgtgtatgtgtgtgcgcgcatgcgcgcacacgcacaagcacacacacacagtcatgagaCACTACATGTGCTCTGTGGCCTTGGGATTCTTGGGAGACGTCATGGCACCCATGTCAGAGTCATGTCCTTATCAGAGAGCATCAAGGGATGCTGGCGGCATTTGATTACATAAACAGTACTAACAGCCATtcacaaaaagatttttttttttttttccttgacgACTAAATCTTTTGTTTAAGTGTATAGggagagggaaaacacagaagtgtgtgtgtgtgtgtgtgtgtgtgtgtgtgtgtaagtgtgatcTCACCTTGTCTAACTCAGCAGAGAGTTTcttgttctcctctgtcagcagaactctctccctctcatactTCTGCTTGTATTCAGTCTCTAACTCCTCCCTCTCAGTTTGACTGTGGTGAGGAAAAAGGAGCAGAAAGCGTCTGTGAAGCACTGCAGAGCATCTCCATCATTCTTACTGCTGATCCACTCACTTATTCATCACTGTAAGGACTCTACACGAGTTTTCACAAGGCAAAAAACTATTTAACAAAATCAATAGATATCCCATACATGAAAACGGTTAATGCCGTGTTGAAACAGTTCTCTTAACCAGTGCTGAGAGCAGGATTCAGGATATGGTGTATATAAGGTGTGCTGTACGTGAAAGTGAATGTGTATGGCGAGTCATCACTCGAAGTACCAACAACCAAGATAAAGCCCCTGACAGGCAGGACACCTGTGCTCACTGAGATCTGTGTAAGCACAGTGCAGGTGCCATAAATGCATTACCTCTCTCTGCGGGTTTTGTCAAGCTTGTCCTTGAGCACCATGATCTCCTTCTTCAGTGTCAGCTGTTGGCCCTCAGCGTCTCGGAGCTCCTTCTTAAGGTTTTTCAACTCGTTGGCGTGTTGGAGGTCTCTGCGCGACAGCTCCTCCTCAAAGAACACCGTCTTCTTCTCAAATTCAGCGCGGAGTTTGCTCAGCTCCTGGTTCTGCTCGGACGGCCCTGGACCCGGGGCCCGACCCACGTGCTTCTGCTGTATCACAACGGAACCGGACAAGAAAACCCAAACGGTCTAGATACAGTACCTTCAATggtct
Proteins encoded in this region:
- the cdc42bpaa gene encoding serine/threonine-protein kinase MRCK alpha isoform X1, which produces MSGEVRLKKLEKLFLDGPVQSNGQCFSVETLLDILICLYDECNNSPLRREKNVAEFLEWAKPFTSKVKQMRLHKEDFEILKVIGRGAFGEVAVVKVRNSDKVFAMKILNKWEMLKRAETACFREERDVLVNGDSQWITTLHYAFQDDNFLYLVMDYYVGGDLLTLLSKFEDRLPEDMARFYLAEMVVAIDSVHQLHYVHRDIKPDNILMDMNGHIRLADFGSCLKLMEDGTVQSSVAVGTPDYISPEILQAMEDGKGKYGPECDWWSLGVCMYEMLYGETPFYAESLVETYGKIMNHKERFQFPAQVTDVSENAKDLIRRLICSREHRLGQNGIEDFKQHPFFSGIDWDNIRNCDAPYIPEVSSPSDTSNFDVEDDCLKNTETMPPPSHTAFSGHHLPFLGFTYTSKCSLSDRGCLRESAGPAQMDVCVQRSLEESLATEAYERRIRRLEQEKLELSRKLQESTKTVQALQYSSTDGQTPLNREGEIRGLKEEIESLRKQIADSGQLEQQLEQASAARRDLEDSSKHIRSLEKQIKSMTQERDDLQRELLESAERLKAQGKELKEADSQRKLAMQEFSEMSEKVTELRSHKQRLSRQLRDKEEEMEALTQKVEALRLEVRKAERAKKEMEAQAEENAAEAQKEKKLRERSEQYSHQLEEELEGMKQKHVGRAPGPGPSEQNQELSKLRAEFEKKTVFFEEELSRRDLQHANELKNLKKELRDAEGQQLTLKKEIMVLKDKLDKTRRESQTEREELETEYKQKYERERVLLTEENKKLSAELDKMTSMFEKLSSSNKQLEEEMKELADKKESVAHWEAQITEIIQWVSDEKDARGYLQALATKMTEELEGLRNTSLGARGTDMPWKMRRFAKLDMSARLELQSALDAEIRAKQTIQDELNKVKADSMAIECKLEEAEKKNEDLQVEMERLKRETEELRQSKGVKHQDSQNSFLAFLNAPTSALDQFDVADQRSAQTPTIRSGYSSSGLITPKPKAHQFVVKTFTTPTKCNQCTSLMVGLIRQGCTCEVCEFSCHVTCADKAPAVCPIPPDQTKGPLGVDPQKGIGTAFEGHVRVPKPAGVKKGWQRALAVVCDFKLFLYDVAEGKAAQPSIVVSQIIDMRDEEFSVSSVLASDVIHANRKDIPCIFRVTASQLSTSSSKKCSILILADSDQDRNKWVGVLTELHRLLKKNKLKERFVYVPKEAYDSTLPLIKTTQSAAIIDHERIALGNEEGLYVIHVTKDEIIRVGDNKKVHNIELIPTEQLLAVISGRNRHVRLFPMAALDDRETDFQKLAETKGCQALTSGTVRHGSLTCLGVAMKRQVICYELNKSKARHRKLREFQAPANVQWMALLSEKLYVGYQAGFTRYSVHGESSPVSLLHPEDHTLAFIGHLNLDALCAVEISSKELLLCFSSIGVYVDCQGRRSRQQELMWPANPSACCYNAPYLSVYSENAVDVFDVNTMEWIQTIPLKKVRPLNTDGSLNLLGLETVRLIYFKNKTAEGDELVVPETSDNSRKQMVRSMTSKRRFSFRVPEEERLQQRREMLRDPEMRNKLISNPTNFNHVVHMGPGDGIQILKDLPMNIRPQESRGVLGGSVSIPSISKARPEPGRSVSASSGLGTRSSSQNGSALRRELSSGSYGSSSSKRQTMTSPSEGSLSSSGGMDGGGDAPISQFDREDSDSPRHSTASNSSNLSSPPSPSSPHKAKCQSLERGEHLGWET